The nucleotide window CAGACCGGTCTCGCCTTCCCATGCGTCCTGCTCGCGGGGGTCGGAGAGCACCGGCGTGTAGTGCAGCCAGTCATGGCGCGCAGCCCACTCGCGCACCAGTTCGTGCTGGTAGAGATCGCGCCTCGCGCGCGCCCCCCAGAACAGATGCATCGGCCGGGTCAGTCCCGTGGCGATGGCATGCTCGATCATGCCCTTGAGCGGGGCGAAGCCGGTGCCGCCGCCCATGAGGATGATCGGACGGTCGCCCGCCTCGCGCAGGTGGAAATGCCCGAACGGCCCCTCGAGCCGGACCATGGCCTTGGGCTGCATCTCGTTGAACACATGCTCGGTGAAACTGCCGCCGGGTATCAGCCGGATATGCAGTTCGAGCAGCGCATCGTCGCGCGGGGCGTTGGCGATGGAGAAGGCGCGCCGGCGGCCGTCGCGCAGCAGGATCTCGATGTACTGGCCGGCGCGGTAGTCCAGCCGCTCGCTGGCCGGCAGCCGGAGCTGCAGCCGGATCACGTCATGACACAGCCGTTCGAGGCCAACAACGCGAGCCGGGAGATTCTTTACCTGAATGTCGGATCCCGTTGCCGGCAATCGCGCCTCGATCACCAGATCGCTGCAGGCGTGCGCCTGGCAGAGCACGGCGCGATCGGCTGGCTCGCCGAGCAGGGCATTGGGGCTGCCATCGGGGTAACTGACCTCGCCGGCATGAATACGTGCCAGACAGGCGCCGCAGTTGCCGCCGCGGCAGTTGTGGGCCAGCGGCACGCCCGCGGCCAGCGCGGCATCCAGGACGGTCTGATCCGGCGCAATGGGGAAGCCGATGTCGCTGCCATGCAGCCGGACGCGAAAGCTCATGGAGGCTGTGCCTGCGGGGATGCCGTGTGGGGCGTAGAATTGTCGCCCATCGTTGCGGGGAGATAAACCGATGGAATCTGTGCTAATCGTGGGCTGCGGCCATGTCGGTTGTCGGCTGGCCCGCGAACGGGTCGCCGAGGGCGTGCCGGTGACGGGGATGGTGCGCAGCGAGGCCGGGGCCGCGCGGGTGCGTGCCACCGGCGCCGAGGCGCTGCGGGCCGATCTCGACCGGCCCGAAACCCTGACCGGCCTGCCGAGCGCGGGCGCGGAACTGTATCACCTGGCGCCGCCGCCGGCCGAGGGCGATACCGACCCGCGCACCGAGGCCCTGCTGGCCGCGCTCGAGGGGCGACTGCCGCGTCGGATCGTCTACATCAGCACCAGTGGCGTCTACGGCGACTGCGAGGGGCGCTGGATCGACGAGTCTGCCCCGATCCGCCCCGGCACGCCGCGTGGCCGGCGCCGGGCGGCGGCCGAACGCAGCCTGCGCGAGTGGTCGGCGCGCAGCGGGGTGCCGGTGGTCATCCTGCGTGTACCCGGCATCTACGGGCCGGACAAGCTGCCGCTGGAGCGGCTGCGCAAGGGTCTGCCGCTGCTGGACGCGGCCGAATCGCCCTTCACCAACCGCATCCATGTCGATGACCTGGTACAGGCGCTGCGCGCCGCCATGGCGCGCGGCGAGCCGGGCGCGGCCTATAACGTCTCGGATGGCCATCCCTCGAACATGACCGACTACTTCAATCACATCGCCGATGCATTCGGGCTGCCTCGCCCGCCGACCGTCAGCCGTACCGAGGCCGCGGAGAAGCTCAGCGCCGGCATGCGCGCCTTCATGGATGAGTCCAAGCGCCTCGATAACCGCAGGCTGCGCGAGGAACTGGGCGTGGTACTGCGTTATCCCGACCTGGATGCGGGGCTGGCGCAGTGTCGCGCGGAAAGGAGCCGGATCAATCCGCCTGCTTGCGGGTAAAGATCCCCTGCCCCAATTGCCGGCCGAAGTCGGCGGCCTGCTTCAGATCCAGTTGCAGTGCCAGGCTGTTGTCGGTACACCGGATGACGGTGCAGTCGTAGCCCGGCGAGATGTCCCCGTCATGCAACACCAGGTGCAGCTTGACCGACTGGTTTTCGCGGACATCCCCGGGCAACGCGCGGAAGCGCACCAGCACCCCGCCGGGGCCCACATCCAGGGACTCTCCGCTCAGGCGCTCGCCCGAGGGCAGCACCACCTGCATGGCCTTGTTGATCGTGAGCCGCGAACCGCCGCGGCGTTCTTCTTCGTGTCCTTGGTTCATGGCCCCCCTGTCCTCCGTGGTCAGTGATCAATCGCTGTCGCCGGACCCGAACAGCTCGGGCCACAGGGCATCGATCCGCCGCCTGACGTCCTCGGACATGCGGATGGGTCGCCCCCATTCGCGATCGGTTTCGCCCTTCATCTTGTGGGTGGCATCGAAACCGATCTTGCCGCCCAGGCCGGAGACCGGCGAGGCAAAGTCCAGGTAGTCGATGGGGGTGTTGTCCACCAGCGTGGTGTCGCGCACCGGATCCATGCGCGTGGTCATGGCCCAGATGACGTCCTTCCAGTCGCGGATGTCGATGTCGTCGTCGGTGACGATGACGAACTTGGTATACATGAACTGGCGCAGGAAGGACCAGACGCCGAACATCACCCGCTTGGCATGTCCGGGATACTGCTTCTTCATGCTGACGATGGCCATGCGATAGGAACAGCCCTCCGGCGGCAGGTAGAAGTCGGTGATCTCCGGAAACTGCTTCTGCAGGATGGGCACGAAGACCTCGTTCAGCGCCACGCCGAGAATGGCCGGTTCGTCGGGCGGGCGCCCGGTGTAGGTGCTGTGATAGATAGGCTCGCGGCGATGGGTGATGCGCTCGATGGTAAATACCGGGAAGCGTTCCACCTCGTTGTAGTAGCCGGTGTGGTCGCCGAACGGCCCCTCGTCGGCCTCGTCGCCCGGATGCAGGAAACCCTCCAGCACGATCTCGGCGCTGGCCGGCACCTGCAGGTCGTGGATGCCGCATTTCACCAGCTCGGTGCGCGCGCCGCGCAGCAGGCCGGCGAAGGCATATTCGGACAGGGTGTCGGGCACCGGCGTCACCGCGCCGAGGATGGTGGCCGGATCGGCGCCCAGCGCGACCGCCACCGGGAAGGGTTCGCCCGGGTGTTTCGCCTGCCAGTCCCGGTAGTCGAGCGCGCCGCCGCGATGCGCCAGCCAGCGCATGATGGTCCGGTTGGGGGCAATCACCTGCTGGCGGTAGATGCCCAGGTTCTGCCGTGGCTTGTCGGGCCCCCGCGTCACTACCAGCGCCCAGGTGATGAGCGGTCCGGCATCCCCCGGCCAGCAGGTCTGGATGGGAAAGCGGCCGAGGTCGACGTCGGCGCCTTCCAGCACGACTTCCTGGCAGGGCGCACTGCGCACCGTCTTCGGTGCCATGTCCAGCACCTTCCTGAACAGGGGCAGCTTCTGCCAGGCATCCTTCATGCCCTTGGGCGGCTCCGGTTCCTTGAGCGTGGCCAGCAGCCGGCCGATGTCGCGCAGGGCGTCGGTGCTGTCCGCGCCCATGCCCAGCGCCACCCTTTCCGGCGTGCCGAACAGGTTGCCGAGCAGCGGCACCGCCGAGCCCTTCGGGTTCTCGAACAGCAGCGCGGGGCCGCCGGTGCGCAGGGTGCGATCGCAGATCTCCGTGACCTCGAGGTAGGGGTCGACCGGATGCCGCACCCGCAGCAGCTGGCCGCGCTGCTCGAGCTGGCGAAGGAAGTCACGCAGGTCGCGGTATTGCATCGGCTCTCCCGGTTCAGTCGAAATCCAGCGGCGACCGGCCTTCCAGGTGCTGCAGCAGGTTCTTCATGCCGCGCTCGTCATCGTCGAGCATGATGTCCAGCGGGCTGCGGCCACCCAGCGCCGGCAATGGCGTGGTGACATAGAGATCCGCCGACTGGCTGCTGTGCGGGAACAGCGAGCGCAGGGCGCGGTAGATCGACAGCAGATGATGAATACGCAGCAGCGTGTCCGGATCATCGGGCAGGCTGGCATGACCCGCGGCCAGCTTGCGCCATTCGCGTGCCGACATCGGCGGCAGGCCCAGCAGGCGTCGTTGCTCCTCCGCTGTCAGCCCCCAGCCGGAAAGTATTTCCAGCAGGGTGCGGCACAGCTCGCGATGCGACTGGGCATCGGCGATGTCGCGAATCTCGGCCATTTCCCTCAGGCGGCCAGGCCGGTGTGGCGCAGCAGGGCGTCGATGGTGGGCTCGCGCCCGCGGAAGTCGATGAACAGCTCCATGGGGTCGCGCGAACCGCCCTGCTCCAGGATGCGGGTGAGGAAGCGCATGCCGGTCTCGCGGTCGAAGATGCCCGCCTCCTCGAACGCGGCGAAGGCATCCGCCGACAGCACCTCGGCCCACTTGTAGCTGTAGTAGCCTGCCGCGTAGCCGCCGGCGAAGATGTGAGAAAAGCTGTGCGGAAAGCGGTTGAACGAGGGCGGCCGCACCACCGCCACCTGCCGGCGCACCTCGTCGAGGATCTCGTAGATGCGCGCCCCCCTGTCGGGGTCGTATTCCAGATGCAGACGGAAGTCGAACAGCGCAAACTCGAGCTGGCGCACCATCTGCATGGCGGACTGGAAGTTGCGCGCAGCGATCATGCGCTCGAACAGTTCCTGCGGCAGCGGTTCGCCGGTATCCACGTGGCCGGAGATGAGGTCCAGGGCCTCGCGCTCCCAGCACCAGTTCTCCATGAACTGGCTGGGCAGTTCCACCGCATCCCAGGCCACGCCACTGATGCCGGAGACGCCGGCATAGTCGACCCGGGTGAGCATGTGGTGCAGGCCGTGGCCGAACTCGTGGAACAGGGTGATGACCTCTTCGTGGGTGAACAGCGCGGGCCGGTCACCGATGGGCGGCGAGAAGTTGCAGGTGAGATAGGCGACCGGCGTCTGCAGTCCCTCGCGGGTGACGCGTCGCGAGATGCATTCGTCCATCCAGGCGCCGCCGCGCTTGTGCGGCCGCGCATAGAGATCCAGATAGAACTGGCCGCGCAGCTTGCCGTCGGCGTCACGGATCTCGTAGAAGCGCACGTCGGGGTGCCAGACATCCACACCATCCACCGGGCTGATCTGCAGGCCGTAGAGGCGCTCGACCACCGCGAACATGCCGGGCACCACGCGCGTCTCCGGGAACCAGGGCTTGAGTGCATCCTGGGAGATGGCATAGGTGTGCTGGCGCAGCTTCTCCGAGTAGTAGGGAATGTCCCAGGCCTCGAGTTCGGTCACGCCGTAGTGCTCGGCGGCGAAGGCGCGCACCTCGTCCAGCTCGGCGCGTGCCCGCGGCAGCGAACGCTCGGCGAGATCATTCAGGAACTGCAGCACCTGCTCCGACGACTGCGCCATCTTGGTCGCCAGCGAGCGTTCGGCGTAGTTGCGGAAGCCCAGCAGTTGCGCGGCCTCGTGGCGCAGGGCGAGGATGCGTTCCATGACGGGGCCATTGTCCCACTTGCCTGCATTCGGCCCCTCGTCGGAGGCGCGGGTCACATAGGCGGTATAGAGTTCCTCGCGCAGGGCACGGTTGTCGGCATAAGTGAGCACCGGGTAGTAGGAGGGGAACTCCAGGTTGAACAGCCAGCCCTCGAGCCCCTCGCGCTCCGCGGTCTGCCGTGCCAACTGAACCGCGCTTTCCGGCAGCCCGGCCAGCTCGGACTCGTCCGTGACCAGCCGCTGCCAGGCATTGGTGGCGTCGAGCAGGTTCTCCTCGAACTTCGACGTCAGCGAGGAGAGCTCCAGCATGATCTGCTTGTAGCGCTCGCGCTGCTCGGGCGGCAGTGCCACGCCCGACAGCCGGAAGTCGCGCAGCTCGTTGTCGATGATGCGCCGCTGCGCCTGATCCAGCGCCTCGAAGTCGGGCGACTCGCGCAGGGCGCGGAAGGCCTGGTACAGGGCCTCGTTCTGGCCCATCTCGGTGCCGTACTCGGACAGTTTGGGCAGGCAGGCGTTGTAGGCCTCGCGCAGCGGCTCGCTGTTGACCACCGAGTTCATGTGGCTGACCGGCGACCAGGCGCGGCTGAGCCGATCCTCGACGTCCTCGATCGGTTGCACCAGGTTGTCCCAGCGCCAGGGGCCGTCGGATTCCAGCAGACTCGCCACCGTGCGCCGGCACTCGGCGAGCAGGGTGTCGATGGCCGGCTCGACGTGTTCGGGGCGGATCTTCGAAAAGGGCGGCAGGCCCTTGAGTTCCAGCAGGGGGTTGCTCATCGCGGGTGTGAACCTGTGTTGGCGATGGAGGGATTATAAGGGTTTGGGGGGTGAGGGGTGAGGGGTGACGCTTCCGGGTTGCGCTTACGGGTTTGACTTCCGGCTCCTGGCCCTGTCCCTGTATTCTCCCCCGTCCCTCCGGTATGCTCCCGGCGCATGGAAACCCGACACTACGATCTGATCGCCATCGGCGGTGGCAGCGGCGGCCTCTCGGTGGCCGAGCGCGCCGCCCGCTACGGGGCGCGCACCGCCGTCATCGAGCGTGGACCGCTGGGGGGCACCTGCGTCAACGTCGGCTGC belongs to Thiohalobacter sp. and includes:
- a CDS encoding CDP-6-deoxy-delta-3,4-glucoseen reductase gives rise to the protein MSFRVRLHGSDIGFPIAPDQTVLDAALAAGVPLAHNCRGGNCGACLARIHAGEVSYPDGSPNALLGEPADRAVLCQAHACSDLVIEARLPATGSDIQVKNLPARVVGLERLCHDVIRLQLRLPASERLDYRAGQYIEILLRDGRRRAFSIANAPRDDALLELHIRLIPGGSFTEHVFNEMQPKAMVRLEGPFGHFHLREAGDRPIILMGGGTGFAPLKGMIEHAIATGLTRPMHLFWGARARRDLYQHELVREWAARHDWLHYTPVLSDPREQDAWEGETGLVTGAVLVRYPDLAAFDLYMSGPPAMIAAARPAFLAHGLPEERMFSDAFEFAADSRPAAGGD
- a CDS encoding SDR family oxidoreductase, with the translated sequence MESVLIVGCGHVGCRLARERVAEGVPVTGMVRSEAGAARVRATGAEALRADLDRPETLTGLPSAGAELYHLAPPPAEGDTDPRTEALLAALEGRLPRRIVYISTSGVYGDCEGRWIDESAPIRPGTPRGRRRAAAERSLREWSARSGVPVVILRVPGIYGPDKLPLERLRKGLPLLDAAESPFTNRIHVDDLVQALRAAMARGEPGAAYNVSDGHPSNMTDYFNHIADAFGLPRPPTVSRTEAAEKLSAGMRAFMDESKRLDNRRLREELGVVLRYPDLDAGLAQCRAERSRINPPACG
- a CDS encoding PilZ domain-containing protein; this translates as MNQGHEEERRGGSRLTINKAMQVVLPSGERLSGESLDVGPGGVLVRFRALPGDVRENQSVKLHLVLHDGDISPGYDCTVIRCTDNSLALQLDLKQAADFGRQLGQGIFTRKQAD
- the ubiD gene encoding 4-hydroxy-3-polyprenylbenzoate decarboxylase, whose translation is MQYRDLRDFLRQLEQRGQLLRVRHPVDPYLEVTEICDRTLRTGGPALLFENPKGSAVPLLGNLFGTPERVALGMGADSTDALRDIGRLLATLKEPEPPKGMKDAWQKLPLFRKVLDMAPKTVRSAPCQEVVLEGADVDLGRFPIQTCWPGDAGPLITWALVVTRGPDKPRQNLGIYRQQVIAPNRTIMRWLAHRGGALDYRDWQAKHPGEPFPVAVALGADPATILGAVTPVPDTLSEYAFAGLLRGARTELVKCGIHDLQVPASAEIVLEGFLHPGDEADEGPFGDHTGYYNEVERFPVFTIERITHRREPIYHSTYTGRPPDEPAILGVALNEVFVPILQKQFPEITDFYLPPEGCSYRMAIVSMKKQYPGHAKRVMFGVWSFLRQFMYTKFVIVTDDDIDIRDWKDVIWAMTTRMDPVRDTTLVDNTPIDYLDFASPVSGLGGKIGFDATHKMKGETDREWGRPIRMSEDVRRRIDALWPELFGSGDSD
- a CDS encoding antitoxin Xre/MbcA/ParS toxin-binding domain-containing protein — protein: MAEIRDIADAQSHRELCRTLLEILSGWGLTAEEQRRLLGLPPMSAREWRKLAAGHASLPDDPDTLLRIHHLLSIYRALRSLFPHSSQSADLYVTTPLPALGGRSPLDIMLDDDERGMKNLLQHLEGRSPLDFD
- the prlC gene encoding oligopeptidase A, giving the protein MSNPLLELKGLPPFSKIRPEHVEPAIDTLLAECRRTVASLLESDGPWRWDNLVQPIEDVEDRLSRAWSPVSHMNSVVNSEPLREAYNACLPKLSEYGTEMGQNEALYQAFRALRESPDFEALDQAQRRIIDNELRDFRLSGVALPPEQRERYKQIMLELSSLTSKFEENLLDATNAWQRLVTDESELAGLPESAVQLARQTAEREGLEGWLFNLEFPSYYPVLTYADNRALREELYTAYVTRASDEGPNAGKWDNGPVMERILALRHEAAQLLGFRNYAERSLATKMAQSSEQVLQFLNDLAERSLPRARAELDEVRAFAAEHYGVTELEAWDIPYYSEKLRQHTYAISQDALKPWFPETRVVPGMFAVVERLYGLQISPVDGVDVWHPDVRFYEIRDADGKLRGQFYLDLYARPHKRGGAWMDECISRRVTREGLQTPVAYLTCNFSPPIGDRPALFTHEEVITLFHEFGHGLHHMLTRVDYAGVSGISGVAWDAVELPSQFMENWCWEREALDLISGHVDTGEPLPQELFERMIAARNFQSAMQMVRQLEFALFDFRLHLEYDPDRGARIYEILDEVRRQVAVVRPPSFNRFPHSFSHIFAGGYAAGYYSYKWAEVLSADAFAAFEEAGIFDRETGMRFLTRILEQGGSRDPMELFIDFRGREPTIDALLRHTGLAA